Proteins found in one Bacteroidota bacterium genomic segment:
- the atpB gene encoding F0F1 ATP synthase subunit A, whose protein sequence is MIARTIINRTLLLVGLLLSTVSFSYADETEQGNDPESHENASESKEFDATSVILHHISDSHEYHLWDYTDDSGEIHKVSVPLPVILYVKDKGFSAFMSSEFHHDDHGEVAVERNGVSFLKAHDHIYIANADGKLSVEEIDGEEVITNTKPLDLSITKNVFAILLSFTIIFVVFVSVARSYTSNKKAPTGLAAFIEPLVLFIRDDIAIPNIGKDKYEKFMPYLLTVFFFILLNNLMGLIPIFPFGANMTGNIAVTFTLAAITLIITLINGNKNYWKHIFATPGVPKLLLPIMIPVEIMGVLSKPFALMIRLFANISAGHIIVLSLVSLIFIFKTVAIAPVSIGFVLFMDVLEILVAFLQAYVFTLLSALFFGLATDEAH, encoded by the coding sequence ATGATTGCAAGAACCATAATTAACCGAACACTTTTATTAGTTGGATTATTACTGTCAACAGTTTCATTTTCTTACGCAGATGAAACCGAACAAGGAAATGATCCTGAGTCTCACGAGAATGCTTCAGAAAGTAAAGAATTTGATGCGACAAGTGTAATACTTCATCATATTTCAGATTCACATGAATATCACTTATGGGATTACACCGATGATTCAGGAGAAATTCACAAAGTATCTGTACCATTACCTGTAATACTATATGTTAAGGATAAAGGATTTTCTGCCTTTATGTCGAGTGAATTTCATCATGATGACCATGGTGAAGTTGCGGTAGAACGTAATGGAGTTTCATTTTTAAAAGCACACGATCACATATATATAGCAAATGCAGATGGTAAATTGTCTGTGGAGGAGATAGATGGTGAAGAAGTTATTACAAATACTAAACCGTTAGATTTGTCGATAACCAAAAATGTTTTTGCAATACTATTATCATTTACAATTATCTTCGTTGTTTTTGTAAGTGTAGCCAGAAGTTATACATCCAATAAGAAAGCTCCAACAGGATTGGCAGCCTTTATAGAACCACTTGTTCTTTTTATCAGAGATGATATAGCAATTCCTAATATCGGTAAAGATAAGTATGAGAAATTTATGCCTTATTTGCTTACTGTGTTTTTCTTCATACTATTGAACAACTTAATGGGCCTTATTCCGATATTCCCTTTTGGGGCAAATATGACAGGAAATATTGCTGTAACATTTACATTAGCTGCGATTACTCTGATTATTACCTTGATAAATGGAAATAAAAATTACTGGAAACATATATTTGCTACACCGGGAGTACCAAAACTGTTGTTGCCAATTATGATTCCTGTTGAAATAATGGGGGTATTGTCTAAGCCATTTGCCTTAATGATTCGTTTGTTTGCAAACATATCTGCAGGACATATTATTGTGCTTAGTTTAGTATCTCTGATATTTATATTCAAAACCGTTGCAATTGCACCTGTTTCGATAGGTTTTGTACTGTTTATGGATGTACTTGAAATATTGGTAGCTTTCTTACAGGCCTATGTATTTACTTTACTGTCGGCATTGTTTTTTGGATTAGCTACCGATGAAGCACATTAG
- the atpE gene encoding ATP synthase F0 subunit C, with protein sequence MGTVAGIGAGLAAIGAGIGIGKIGGSAMDAIARQPEATSKIQTAMIIAAALIEGVALFAVVVALIAK encoded by the coding sequence ATGGGAACAGTTGCTGGAATTGGAGCTGGATTAGCTGCTATTGGTGCCGGAATCGGTATTGGTAAAATTGGTGGATCTGCAATGGATGCTATTGCACGTCAGCCGGAAGCTACTTCAAAGATTCAAACTGCCATGATTATTGCAGCTGCACTTATTGAGGGTGTTGCACTTTTTGCAGTGGTTGTTGCATTAATCGCAAAGTAA
- a CDS encoding AtpZ/AtpI family protein, translated as MEKKNQKRRKYLKTYARLSGLVFQMAAVIGFSAFGGVWLDEKYNTDKLFTVIFSLIGVFAALYIAYKEVKSLSD; from the coding sequence ATGGAGAAGAAAAATCAAAAAAGGAGAAAGTATCTTAAAACCTATGCCAGACTCAGCGGATTAGTGTTTCAGATGGCTGCTGTTATTGGCTTTAGCGCTTTTGGAGGAGTGTGGTTGGATGAGAAATACAACACAGACAAGCTCTTCACAGTAATATTTTCTCTGATCGGAGTCTTTGCTGCTCTTTATATTGCTTATAAAGAGGTGAAGAGTTTGAGTGATTAG
- a CDS encoding F0F1 ATP synthase subunit B — MDLITPALGLIVWTLIPFIILMFLLKKFAWKPILSAVKDREESINDALEAADKAKEEMAKLQSDNEKILKEARLERDLIMKEARQMKDRMISDAKSEASKEAEKMIELAKTSIERETMQAMTELKNQIADLSVEIAEKVLRSELSDKDKQMSLVEKLVQEAEDNVGNN, encoded by the coding sequence ATGGATTTAATTACGCCGGCACTGGGCTTAATTGTTTGGACACTTATTCCGTTCATCATCTTGATGTTTCTTCTTAAGAAGTTTGCCTGGAAGCCAATTCTTTCGGCGGTAAAGGATCGAGAAGAATCTATCAATGATGCGTTAGAGGCAGCTGATAAGGCTAAAGAAGAAATGGCTAAGTTACAGTCTGATAACGAGAAGATACTTAAAGAAGCCAGGCTAGAAAGAGATCTTATCATGAAAGAAGCGCGTCAAATGAAAGACAGAATGATAAGTGATGCTAAATCGGAAGCTTCAAAAGAAGCCGAAAAGATGATTGAGTTGGCAAAAACGTCTATCGAGCGTGAGACTATGCAAGCAATGACGGAACTTAAAAATCAAATTGCTGATTTATCTGTAGAAATTGCAGAAAAAGTTCTTCGTAGCGAACTTTCAGATAAGGATAAACAAATGTCTTTAGTAGAAAAGCTGGTTCAGGAAGCGGAAGATAATGTAGGAAACAACTAA
- a CDS encoding polymer-forming cytoskeletal protein, translating into MFSKEKNVKKEQSTTQVGSQRNVLAAGTTIVGDVKSDGDFRIDGTIDGTIETKGRVLIGQSGVVKGTIICTNAELEGSVAGKMQVSELMSLKSTAKVTGDVVVGKLAIEPGATFDATCTMRGSVKNINGEEKSKKEKVS; encoded by the coding sequence ATGTTTTCAAAAGAAAAAAACGTGAAGAAAGAGCAAAGCACAACACAGGTAGGAAGTCAACGAAATGTACTGGCTGCAGGGACAACAATTGTTGGAGATGTTAAGTCTGATGGAGATTTCAGAATAGATGGAACTATTGATGGAACGATCGAAACAAAGGGTCGTGTGTTAATAGGACAATCCGGCGTTGTAAAAGGAACTATAATTTGTACTAATGCTGAACTTGAAGGCTCGGTTGCCGGAAAGATGCAGGTTAGTGAGTTAATGTCATTAAAATCTACAGCAAAAGTTACCGGAGATGTGGTAGTAGGAAAACTGGCGATAGAGCCCGGGGCAACTTTCGATGCTACCTGTACCATGAGAGGTAGTGTAAAAAACATAAATGGAGAAGAAAAATCAAAAAAGGAGAAAGTATCTTAA
- the atpH gene encoding ATP synthase F1 subunit delta: MSGTKVAYRYAKSLLEVAQEKSILENVYNDMMLVSKTLSENPDLAEYVSSPVVKTADKIAVGKKLFEDKIEELSMNFLVLIGENGREDVYQKIVKRFIHLYDEIRGVEVAKVISAVELDKKILTRIQTHVAKLTGKTIDLEIEIDEDIIGGYILKIGDYQYDASVKSNVLKLHREFKDNLYIPKL; this comes from the coding sequence ATGAGCGGAACTAAAGTTGCATATAGATATGCAAAATCACTACTCGAAGTAGCTCAGGAAAAGTCTATTCTTGAAAATGTTTACAACGATATGATGCTCGTTAGTAAAACACTTTCTGAGAATCCAGATTTAGCTGAGTATGTTTCAAGTCCTGTTGTTAAAACAGCGGATAAGATAGCGGTGGGTAAAAAGTTGTTTGAAGATAAAATTGAGGAACTTTCAATGAATTTCCTTGTACTTATCGGAGAAAACGGACGTGAAGATGTTTATCAAAAAATAGTAAAACGTTTTATTCATCTATATGATGAGATAAGAGGAGTTGAGGTTGCTAAAGTTATCTCGGCAGTAGAATTAGACAAAAAAATACTAACTCGAATTCAAACTCATGTTGCCAAATTAACAGGTAAGACTATTGATCTTGAAATAGAGATAGATGAAGATATTATCGGAGGTTATATCCTGAAGATAGGAGATTACCAATACGATGCTAGTGTAAAAAGTAATGTACTTAAACTGCACAGAGAGTTTAAAGACAATTTGTATATCCCAAAACTATAA
- the atpA gene encoding F0F1 ATP synthase subunit alpha: MAEVKPAEVSAILKEQLSKHSVEGELNETGTILEVGDGIARAYGLANAEYGELVEFESGMEGMVLNLEEDNVGIVLFGTSSEIKEGDTVKRTKRISSLQVGEEMLGRVVDTLGDPIDGKGPIGGELFEMPLERRAPGVIYRQPVSEPLQTGVKAIDSMIPIGRGQRELIIGDRQTGKSTVALDTIINQKEFYDKGEPVFCIYVAIGQKGSTVANIARELEEKGALAYTVIVAANASDPAAMQYYAPFAGAAIGEYFRDTGRPALIVFDDLSKQAVAYREVSLLLRRPPGREAYPGDVFYLHSRLLERAAKINDNDDIAAQMNDLPESLKGKVKGGGSLTALPIIETQAGDVSAYIPTNVISITDGQIFLESDLFNSGIRPAINVGISVSRVGGSAQIKSMKKVAGTLRTDQAQFRELEAFAKFGSDLDAATLNVIEKGRRNVEILKQAQASPFKVEDQVAIIYAGSKGLLMDVPVNKMKEFEVEYLEYLNNKHTDTLALLQQGKLTAEVEEVLKKTVKDLSAKYKA; the protein is encoded by the coding sequence ATGGCAGAAGTAAAACCTGCTGAGGTTTCAGCGATATTGAAAGAACAGCTTTCCAAACACAGTGTAGAAGGCGAATTAAATGAAACAGGTACTATCCTAGAGGTAGGTGATGGGATTGCCCGCGCTTACGGTCTGGCAAATGCCGAATATGGAGAACTTGTAGAGTTCGAAAGCGGCATGGAAGGTATGGTACTAAACCTTGAGGAAGATAACGTAGGTATCGTATTGTTCGGTACTTCTTCTGAAATTAAAGAGGGTGATACTGTAAAACGAACTAAACGTATCTCTTCGCTTCAAGTAGGTGAAGAAATGTTAGGGCGTGTTGTGGATACTCTTGGTGACCCAATTGACGGTAAAGGACCTATTGGAGGCGAGTTATTTGAGATGCCACTTGAGCGTAGAGCACCGGGAGTTATCTATCGTCAACCGGTAAGTGAACCTCTTCAAACAGGTGTAAAAGCAATTGATTCGATGATTCCTATCGGACGTGGACAGCGTGAGCTAATCATCGGTGACCGTCAGACTGGTAAATCAACAGTTGCCTTAGATACGATTATAAACCAAAAAGAGTTTTACGATAAAGGAGAACCGGTATTTTGTATCTATGTAGCTATAGGACAAAAAGGTTCAACAGTTGCAAATATTGCACGTGAACTTGAAGAAAAGGGAGCATTAGCTTATACAGTTATTGTTGCAGCAAATGCATCGGATCCTGCAGCTATGCAGTACTATGCTCCGTTTGCTGGAGCAGCAATTGGAGAGTATTTCCGTGATACAGGTAGACCTGCATTGATTGTTTTTGATGATTTGTCGAAACAGGCTGTGGCATACCGTGAAGTATCACTATTACTACGTCGTCCACCGGGACGTGAGGCTTATCCCGGAGATGTATTCTATCTTCACTCTCGTTTATTAGAGCGTGCTGCAAAAATCAACGATAATGATGATATTGCTGCACAAATGAATGATCTTCCTGAATCTTTAAAAGGTAAAGTAAAAGGAGGCGGTTCATTAACAGCTCTTCCAATTATTGAAACGCAGGCCGGTGATGTATCAGCATATATTCCAACGAACGTGATTTCTATTACTGACGGACAAATTTTCTTAGAGTCTGATTTGTTCAACTCCGGAATTCGTCCGGCCATTAACGTTGGTATATCTGTATCGCGTGTAGGTGGTTCTGCTCAGATTAAATCAATGAAAAAGGTTGCAGGTACCTTGCGTACTGACCAGGCTCAGTTCCGCGAATTAGAGGCCTTTGCTAAATTTGGTTCAGACCTTGATGCAGCTACACTTAATGTAATTGAGAAAGGAAGAAGAAACGTTGAGATTCTTAAACAGGCACAAGCATCACCATTTAAGGTTGAAGATCAGGTAGCTATTATCTATGCCGGTTCAAAAGGACTGCTGATGGATGTTCCGGTAAATAAGATGAAGGAATTTGAA